A DNA window from Caulobacter mirabilis contains the following coding sequences:
- a CDS encoding dienelactone hydrolase family protein, with protein MAKTITLTSAIDGFAFTALHAEAQGPRKGGVVVIQEIFGLDQYVQADVARWAAKGFEAVAPSMFDRQEKGFIADHDPKGLETGVAYMTANGLDNPISDVQAAIDYLAPRGPVFIVGYCYGGVIAWLAAGKATGLSAAASYYGGRVAQSLGVAPKIPVICHFGRKDAHIPADETKAAINAAYPDLPVYIYEASGHGFNNDGRPDSDLADAELARKRSVELFEANGAK; from the coding sequence ATGGCCAAGACCATCACCCTCACCTCCGCGATCGACGGCTTCGCGTTCACCGCGCTGCACGCCGAGGCCCAGGGCCCTCGCAAGGGCGGCGTCGTCGTCATCCAGGAGATCTTCGGCCTGGACCAGTACGTCCAGGCCGACGTCGCCCGTTGGGCGGCCAAGGGGTTCGAGGCCGTCGCGCCCTCGATGTTCGATCGCCAGGAGAAGGGTTTCATCGCCGACCACGACCCCAAGGGGCTCGAGACCGGCGTGGCCTACATGACCGCCAACGGCCTGGACAACCCGATCAGCGACGTCCAGGCGGCGATCGACTATCTGGCCCCGCGCGGTCCGGTGTTCATCGTCGGCTACTGCTACGGCGGGGTGATCGCCTGGCTGGCCGCCGGCAAGGCGACCGGGCTGTCGGCCGCCGCCTCCTACTACGGCGGTCGCGTGGCCCAGAGCCTGGGCGTGGCGCCGAAGATCCCGGTCATCTGCCACTTCGGCCGCAAGGACGCCCACATTCCGGCCGACGAGACCAAGGCGGCGATCAACGCGGCCTATCCGGACCTGCCCGTCTACATCTACGAAGCGTCCGGTCACGGATTCAACAACGACGGCCGGCCCGATTCCGACCTCGCCGACGCCGAGCTGGCGCGGAAGCGGTCGGTCGAGCTGTTCGAGGCGAACGGAGCAAAATAG
- a CDS encoding cytochrome c1, with protein sequence MLRKLTFIAAALTLVTGPALAAGHPEPPKDIHFSFEGPFGKYDAAQLQRGYKVYREVCAACHSMNLLAYRNLGDKGGPFYNSKYKNPNDNPVVKALAADAQIDDIDHETGDAIKRPGIPADRFPHPFPNDYAARASNGGALPPDLSVMGKARTGGPEYIASLLQGYPTPPAGLTVPTGQHYNVFFAGDVTEAWKGDKKHVPAGGFIAMAPPLKDGLVSYDDGVKSTVKQQAEDVAAFIMWASEPKMEDRKQMGLAVIIFLLLFSGLLYASYRQVWRNESH encoded by the coding sequence ATGCTGCGTAAACTCACTTTCATCGCGGCCGCTCTGACCCTGGTCACGGGGCCGGCCCTCGCGGCCGGTCACCCGGAGCCGCCGAAGGACATCCACTTCAGCTTCGAGGGACCGTTCGGCAAGTACGACGCGGCCCAGCTGCAGCGGGGCTACAAGGTCTATCGCGAGGTCTGCGCCGCGTGCCACAGCATGAACCTGCTGGCGTACCGGAACCTCGGCGACAAGGGCGGGCCGTTCTACAATTCGAAGTACAAGAACCCGAACGACAACCCCGTCGTGAAGGCTCTGGCGGCGGACGCCCAGATCGACGACATCGACCATGAGACCGGCGACGCCATCAAGCGTCCGGGCATCCCGGCCGACCGCTTCCCGCATCCGTTCCCGAACGACTACGCGGCGCGGGCCAGCAACGGCGGCGCGCTGCCGCCCGACCTGTCGGTGATGGGCAAGGCCCGTACGGGCGGCCCGGAGTACATCGCCTCGCTGCTGCAGGGCTATCCGACTCCGCCGGCCGGCCTGACGGTTCCGACCGGCCAGCACTACAACGTCTTCTTCGCGGGCGACGTGACCGAAGCCTGGAAGGGCGACAAGAAGCACGTCCCCGCCGGCGGCTTCATCGCCATGGCCCCGCCGCTCAAGGACGGCCTGGTCAGCTACGACGACGGCGTGAAGTCGACCGTCAAGCAGCAGGCCGAGGACGTCGCCGCCTTCATCATGTGGGCTTCCGAGCCCAAGATGGAGGACCGCAAGCAGATGGGCCTGGCGGTCATCATCTTCCTGCTCCTCTTCTCCGGCCTGCTCTACGCGAGCTACCGGCAGGTGTGGCGCAACGAGAGCCACTAA
- a CDS encoding DUF1579 domain-containing protein, with product MLFAAIALSMAAPAVAQTDPGGQVAAQQEAMKPLAILDGAWRGPVWTMDRTGKRHDLTQTERVGGFLDGSVKVIEGRGYDAEGKVSFNAFAVISYDPAAKTYSMRSYAGGSKDDFPLTVRPDGFSWELKAGPGVVRYTAVVKDATWVETGEFLMEGQPPRKVLEMSLKRVGGTDWPAAGAVPPK from the coding sequence ATGCTTTTCGCCGCTATCGCGCTCTCCATGGCCGCGCCGGCCGTGGCCCAGACGGATCCCGGAGGACAGGTCGCCGCCCAGCAGGAGGCGATGAAGCCGCTGGCGATCCTCGACGGCGCTTGGCGCGGTCCGGTCTGGACGATGGACCGGACCGGCAAGCGCCATGATCTGACCCAGACCGAACGGGTCGGCGGCTTTCTCGACGGCTCGGTGAAGGTGATCGAGGGCCGCGGCTACGACGCGGAGGGCAAGGTCAGCTTCAACGCCTTCGCCGTCATCTCCTATGACCCGGCGGCCAAGACCTACTCGATGCGCAGCTACGCGGGCGGGAGCAAGGACGACTTCCCGTTGACGGTTCGGCCGGACGGCTTCTCGTGGGAGCTGAAGGCCGGCCCCGGCGTCGTCCGCTACACCGCCGTCGTGAAGGACGCGACCTGGGTCGAGACCGGCGAATTTCTCATGGAGGGTCAGCCGCCCCGCAAGGTCCTGGAGATGAGCCTCAAGCGGGTCGGCGGAACCGATTGGCCGGCGGCGGGCGCGGTTCCACCGAAGTAG
- a CDS encoding S-methyl-5'-thioadenosine phosphorylase produces MAGWTLGVIGGSGLYDIDGLEDRAVMRPHSSFGEPSGDLITGRIGATRLVFLPRHDVGHRLPPSDIDSRANIDALKRAGCTDILSLSAVGSLRENLPPGTFVAVDQYIDRTFAREKSFFGPGLAAHVSMADPVCPRLAGLAAQAAREAGAPVVEGGTYLAMEGPQFSTRAESELYRSWGCAVIGMTNMPEAKLAREAELPYASICMVTDYDCWRADEAAVEVTHVLEVMHANTVKAKALVRALALALPPERPTSPIDRCLDGAIITGPLHRDPDMIRRLDAVAGRVLG; encoded by the coding sequence ATGGCGGGCTGGACGCTGGGGGTGATCGGGGGTTCGGGCCTCTACGACATCGACGGGCTGGAGGACCGCGCCGTCATGCGGCCGCACAGTTCGTTCGGCGAGCCGTCCGGCGACCTGATCACCGGCCGGATCGGCGCGACGCGCCTGGTCTTCCTGCCGCGCCACGACGTCGGTCACCGCCTGCCGCCGAGCGACATCGACAGCCGCGCCAACATCGACGCCCTCAAGCGCGCCGGCTGCACCGATATCCTGTCGCTGTCGGCCGTCGGCTCTCTGCGCGAGAATCTGCCGCCTGGGACGTTCGTGGCGGTGGACCAGTACATCGACCGCACCTTCGCCCGCGAGAAGAGCTTCTTCGGGCCCGGCCTGGCCGCCCACGTCTCGATGGCCGATCCGGTCTGTCCGCGCCTGGCCGGTTTGGCCGCCCAGGCCGCCCGCGAGGCCGGCGCGCCGGTGGTGGAAGGCGGGACCTACCTGGCCATGGAGGGACCGCAGTTCTCCACCCGCGCCGAGAGCGAGCTCTACCGGTCCTGGGGCTGCGCCGTGATCGGCATGACCAACATGCCTGAAGCCAAGCTGGCCCGCGAGGCGGAGCTGCCCTACGCCTCGATCTGCATGGTCACCGACTACGACTGTTGGCGCGCGGATGAAGCCGCGGTCGAGGTGACCCATGTGCTGGAGGTCATGCACGCCAATACGGTGAAGGCGAAGGCCCTGGTCCGCGCGTTGGCGCTGGCCTTGCCGCCGGAGCGTCCGACCTCGCCGATCGACCGCTGCCTGGACGGCGCGATCATCACCGGCCCGCTCCACCGCGATCCCGACATGATCCGCAGGCTGGACGCCGTGGCGGGACGAGTGCTGGGCTAG
- a CDS encoding dienelactone hydrolase family protein, with the protein MGERITLATRTGDRLAAYHAPALEARRGGLVILHAIWGVTPHIRELSDSLAAEGWEVIAPSLLDGETPFPDHNVKFEILPERLALGEASGWGELCVGRIQAAVDALQGPVFVMGFCFGGSSTWVASALCDGIQAAACFYGGNIIDHIDLTPRVPTLLHFGKTDETIPPATVEAIAVAHPDLPLYLYEAGHAFVAPGAAHHEDSAKLAMLRTLKHFQRSGGAKGEV; encoded by the coding sequence ATGGGCGAACGGATCACCCTGGCGACCCGGACCGGCGACCGGCTGGCGGCGTATCACGCGCCCGCGCTGGAGGCTCGACGCGGCGGCCTGGTGATCCTGCACGCCATCTGGGGCGTGACGCCGCACATCCGCGAACTGTCCGACAGCCTGGCGGCCGAGGGCTGGGAGGTGATCGCCCCCAGCCTGCTCGACGGCGAGACGCCCTTCCCCGACCACAACGTCAAGTTCGAGATCCTGCCGGAGCGCTTGGCGCTGGGCGAGGCCTCGGGCTGGGGCGAGCTGTGCGTCGGCCGGATCCAGGCGGCCGTAGACGCCCTGCAAGGGCCGGTGTTCGTCATGGGCTTCTGCTTCGGCGGCTCGTCGACCTGGGTCGCCTCGGCGCTGTGCGACGGGATCCAGGCGGCGGCCTGCTTCTACGGCGGCAATATCATCGACCACATCGATCTGACGCCGAGGGTTCCGACGCTCCTGCATTTCGGCAAAACCGACGAGACCATTCCGCCCGCGACGGTCGAAGCCATCGCCGTGGCGCATCCGGACCTGCCCCTGTACCTCTACGAAGCCGGCCACGCCTTCGTGGCGCCGGGGGCGGCCCACCACGAGGACAGCGCCAAGCTGGCCATGCTGCGCACGCTGAAGCACTTCCAGCGCAGCGGCGGGGCCAAGGGCGAGGTCTAG